One window from the genome of Candidatus Methylomirabilis tolerans encodes:
- a CDS encoding TonB-dependent receptor, producing ERIEVARGGGSGVWGNYALGGVINIITRRPEARVAQLKVDGGTRNTVDTDLLVSHASGPWGISLEGSFFDTDGYKIVKKSQRGAIDVNADSSHKTFNGRVEYTPSLASSLFLAGTFFREDRGNGTPLQNNETETGYIATGGRLKTADGSDWQLTLFSHMQTFNSTFTSAAVDRNSETPALDQFDVPSTDAGANLQWSKRIFQSHLLTAGTDVRWIDGETNEFFTFNQTLKDFTGRRKAGGEQFLAGAYVQDIFTPAPGWQITVAGRFDSWQSFNASRVQQNKQTGVVTRDNQFSDRDEFAFSPKVALLYHATDQLSLRSSFYKGFRAPTINELFRPFRVRNDITEANENLDPERLIGGEVGMDYSIMRNLLGRLTAFWNEVKDPVVNVTKGIGEGAAMEPCGFVPVGGVCRQRDNLDRTRIRGIEAELEYRPHPSWAFSSSYLYNHTEVLSAPNQPELEGKRIAQVPRHQGTVKVGYTNPALINVSVQGRFIGDQYEDDLNSLKLGDYVVVDLMLWRSIPLPKLSAGEVFLAVENLFDRDYEVAKTADGIVTTGTPLLVHGGVRVRF from the coding sequence TCGAGCGGATCGAGGTGGCGCGTGGCGGCGGCTCCGGCGTCTGGGGCAACTATGCGCTGGGTGGCGTCATCAACATTATCACCAGGCGGCCGGAGGCACGGGTTGCCCAGCTCAAGGTTGATGGCGGAACGCGCAATACCGTCGATACCGATCTGCTGGTGAGTCACGCGAGCGGCCCATGGGGTATCTCTCTTGAAGGTAGCTTCTTTGATACTGACGGCTATAAGATCGTCAAGAAGAGTCAGCGGGGGGCCATAGATGTCAATGCCGACTCCAGCCATAAGACCTTCAACGGTCGAGTGGAATACACGCCTTCCCTAGCCTCATCGCTCTTCCTCGCCGGTACCTTTTTTCGGGAGGATCGCGGTAACGGGACCCCGCTTCAGAACAATGAGACTGAGACCGGCTATATTGCCACGGGAGGTCGGCTGAAGACCGCCGACGGCAGCGACTGGCAACTCACGCTCTTCTCCCACATGCAGACGTTTAACAGTACCTTCACCTCTGCGGCTGTCGATCGGAACTCGGAAACCCCGGCGCTCGATCAGTTCGACGTCCCCTCAACGGATGCCGGGGCAAACCTGCAATGGTCGAAGCGGATCTTCCAGTCGCATCTGCTCACGGCGGGAACCGATGTGAGATGGATTGACGGGGAAACCAACGAATTCTTCACATTCAATCAAACCTTAAAAGATTTTACCGGGCGACGGAAGGCCGGAGGGGAGCAGTTCTTGGCGGGCGCCTATGTTCAGGATATTTTCACTCCTGCGCCCGGATGGCAGATCACTGTTGCCGGTCGGTTCGACTCGTGGCAGAGTTTCAATGCTTCACGCGTTCAGCAAAACAAACAAACCGGGGTGGTCACTCGAGATAATCAGTTTTCCGATCGGGACGAATTCGCCTTTAGCCCCAAGGTGGCGCTCCTGTACCATGCCACCGATCAACTCTCACTGCGAAGCTCGTTTTACAAGGGATTTCGGGCACCGACCATCAATGAGCTTTTTCGACCATTCAGAGTCCGAAACGACATTACTGAAGCTAACGAGAATCTGGATCCGGAGCGGTTGATCGGGGGAGAGGTTGGGATGGACTACAGTATTATGCGCAACCTTCTCGGTCGGTTGACCGCTTTTTGGAATGAGGTGAAGGACCCCGTCGTCAACGTCACCAAGGGGATCGGTGAAGGGGCTGCCATGGAGCCTTGCGGCTTTGTTCCGGTCGGCGGCGTCTGTCGGCAGCGTGATAACCTGGACAGAACGCGGATCAGGGGAATCGAGGCCGAATTGGAATACCGCCCGCATCCGAGCTGGGCCTTCTCAAGCAGTTATCTCTACAACCATACTGAGGTGTTAAGCGCCCCGAACCAGCCGGAGTTAGAGGGGAAGCGGATCGCTCAAGTTCCGAGACATCAGGGCACCGTGAAGGTGGGCTACACCAACCCGGCCCTCATCAACGTGTCCGTCCAGGGGCGGTTCATCGGGGATCAATACGAGGACGATCTGAACTCACTCAAACTCGGCGACTATGTTGTGGTCGACCTCATGCTCTGGCGGTCGATCCCTCTCCCCAAGCTGTCTGCAGGAGAGGTGTTCCTGGCGGTGGAGAACCTTTTCGACCGAGATTACGAGGTCGCCAAGACGGCCGACGGCATTGTTACCACCGGCACTCCGCTGCTCGTACACGGCGGCGTGAGGGTACGGTTCTAA
- a CDS encoding DUF3800 domain-containing protein, with the protein MTTPSFRVYVDESGDEGFVFKPDGAGSSRWLVLSAVVTRREEDHVVVGLMDKVRTLLGRPRRQQLHFVKLGHAQRTAYARTIGQARIRTVSVLIHKPSIRDPETFQAQKHQLYRYACRLLLERVSWLCRDHHIRDRGDGTADIIFSNRGQMSYDDLRAYLQRLKEMSAAGEVNIEWSVINPKAVSAVQHTQRAGLQVADAVASSVYAAVNPNQFGDTEDRYLRAIVSVCYRYQGRLLGYGLKFWPDDLTSLQKENPQLAWLTEGLR; encoded by the coding sequence ATGACAACGCCGAGCTTTCGCGTGTACGTGGACGAGTCGGGCGACGAGGGCTTCGTCTTCAAACCGGATGGCGCCGGTTCGTCGCGCTGGTTGGTGCTTTCCGCGGTCGTGACTCGGCGAGAGGAGGACCATGTAGTCGTGGGCCTGATGGACAAGGTGCGCACACTGCTGGGACGCCCGCGACGGCAGCAGCTTCATTTCGTCAAGCTAGGCCACGCGCAACGTACGGCTTACGCCCGTACCATCGGTCAGGCGCGCATTCGCACTGTCAGTGTACTGATCCACAAGCCCTCAATCCGTGATCCGGAAACCTTCCAGGCCCAGAAGCATCAGCTCTACCGCTATGCCTGCCGCCTGCTGCTGGAGCGGGTTTCATGGTTGTGCCGCGATCACCATATCAGGGACCGTGGCGACGGGACGGCTGACATCATCTTTTCCAACCGCGGGCAGATGTCTTACGACGACTTACGGGCGTACCTTCAAAGGCTAAAGGAGATGTCTGCCGCCGGCGAGGTCAACATCGAATGGTCTGTTATCAATCCCAAGGCGGTCAGCGCTGTCCAGCACACGCAGAGGGCCGGCCTCCAGGTAGCCGATGCCGTAGCTTCCAGCGTCTATGCGGCGGTCAATCCGAATCAATTCGGAGACACCGAAGATCGTTATCTGCGGGCGATTGTATCGGTCTGCTACCGATACCAGGGTCGTTTACTCGGCTACGGACTCAAGTTCTGGCCTGACGATCTGACGTCGCTGCAAAAGGAAAACCCCCAGTTAGCGTGGCTAACCGAGGGTTTGCGGTAA
- a CDS encoding DEAD/DEAH box helicase family protein, translated as MALHPEFPRSPYAALVPEQRWFPAAEELRSTAYEKLLPPLVATIRTEVAAWRAGGYTDASDTSRALLNWWFEREHLVEQADGTLSPFRYYFAQREAVETVIWLHDVRRVRDKFDLMRFSSLSEIKPSLFDEDWPRYVVKMATGSGKTKVLSLLIAWSYFHKLYEPDSSLARNFLLIAPNIIVLDRLRADFDGLRIFFNDPILPDNGCAGRNWRDDFQLTLHIQDNVRVVRDTGNLFLTNIHRVYLGDLCEPLLEDDDLRDYFLAPFGPRPVGKTTDSKTDLGEIVREIDELAVFNDEAHHIHDPKMAWFKSIQDIHHRMLQKDGRLALQVDVTATPRHNNGAIFVQTVSDYPLVEAIHQNVVKHPVLPDAPSRARLQEHTSAIFTERYADYLQLGIEEWRKSDAEHKALGKKAVLFVMVDDTRNCDEVGAWLQKACPELQGAVLIIHTKNNGEISEAASSKNKDELELLRKQAGQIDLWDSPYKAIVSVMMLKEGWDVRNVTAIVGLRAYSAAANILPEQTLGRGLRRMYPDSDIPETVSVMGTPAFVEFVESIQQEGVQLEYRPMGGGVRHDDSLVVEVDALSSDKNLDVLDIELPRLTRRFHREFKELDALDPASFDNPKLSLKPFTSEETREIVFKTLLDAKVDHTIRLDGAGPGDYRSVVGFFARQLLQDMRLVSAKQTNMSGYNILYGKLKTFMRDCLFRESPVNLDDPMVLRNLSEPEVGKILFDSFKQAINALTVQDRGSARIEDRIRLRETRPFRTENRPYIQPKRSLFNKIVGEPHSGGLELTFARFLDDAPDVVAFAKNYLAVGFKIDYVKADGDLSNYIPDFLVKTADGTVWIVETKGREELDLPQKMARLKQWCADATDASRAEGGPAYRFVYVDEDSFKRNPPSNFAGLVTAFREFQE; from the coding sequence GTGGCCTTACATCCTGAATTTCCGCGATCGCCCTATGCGGCACTGGTGCCGGAACAGCGCTGGTTTCCGGCCGCAGAAGAGCTGCGCAGTACGGCCTATGAAAAACTCCTGCCGCCGCTGGTGGCCACGATCCGCACCGAGGTGGCGGCATGGCGGGCTGGGGGCTATACCGATGCTTCAGATACCTCTCGCGCGCTCCTGAACTGGTGGTTCGAGCGCGAGCACCTGGTCGAGCAGGCCGACGGCACCCTGTCCCCGTTCCGCTATTACTTCGCGCAGCGCGAGGCGGTCGAAACCGTGATCTGGCTGCACGATGTCCGCCGGGTCCGGGACAAGTTCGACCTGATGCGCTTTTCGTCCCTGAGCGAGATCAAACCGAGCCTGTTCGACGAGGACTGGCCGCGCTATGTCGTCAAGATGGCCACCGGCAGCGGCAAGACGAAGGTCCTGTCGCTGCTCATCGCCTGGAGCTACTTCCACAAGCTGTACGAACCCGACTCGTCGCTTGCTCGAAATTTTCTGCTGATCGCGCCGAACATCATCGTCCTCGACCGCCTGCGCGCCGATTTCGACGGGCTGCGCATCTTTTTCAACGATCCCATTCTGCCGGACAACGGCTGCGCGGGCCGCAACTGGCGGGACGACTTTCAGCTTACCCTGCACATCCAGGACAATGTGCGCGTGGTGCGCGACACCGGTAATCTCTTCCTGACCAACATCCATCGCGTCTATCTTGGCGACCTGTGCGAGCCGTTGCTGGAGGACGACGACCTGCGCGACTATTTTCTGGCCCCCTTCGGCCCCAGGCCTGTCGGCAAGACCACGGATAGCAAAACCGATCTTGGCGAGATCGTCCGCGAGATCGACGAGCTTGCCGTATTCAACGACGAGGCGCACCACATCCATGATCCGAAGATGGCCTGGTTTAAAAGCATTCAGGACATCCACCATCGGATGCTGCAGAAGGATGGGCGCCTGGCGCTCCAGGTCGATGTGACCGCCACGCCCAGGCACAACAACGGTGCGATCTTCGTCCAGACGGTTTCCGACTATCCGCTGGTCGAGGCGATTCATCAAAACGTTGTGAAGCACCCGGTGCTGCCGGACGCCCCCAGCCGTGCCCGATTGCAGGAGCACACCAGCGCCATCTTCACCGAGCGGTATGCTGACTACCTGCAACTCGGCATCGAGGAGTGGCGCAAGAGCGACGCCGAGCACAAGGCGCTGGGCAAAAAGGCGGTCCTGTTTGTGATGGTGGACGATACGCGCAACTGCGATGAAGTCGGCGCCTGGCTGCAAAAGGCCTGCCCGGAGTTGCAAGGCGCCGTGCTCATCATCCATACCAAGAATAACGGCGAGATCTCCGAGGCGGCGTCAAGCAAGAACAAAGACGAACTCGAACTGCTGCGCAAACAGGCCGGCCAGATCGACCTCTGGGATAGTCCATACAAAGCCATCGTTTCGGTCATGATGCTGAAGGAAGGCTGGGACGTACGTAACGTCACCGCGATTGTCGGCTTGCGCGCATACTCGGCGGCTGCGAACATCCTACCGGAGCAGACGCTGGGTCGCGGCCTGCGCCGCATGTACCCCGACTCGGATATCCCGGAGACGGTCTCGGTGATGGGTACCCCCGCCTTCGTGGAGTTCGTCGAATCGATCCAGCAGGAGGGCGTTCAACTGGAGTATCGCCCCATGGGCGGCGGCGTCCGGCACGATGATTCATTGGTGGTGGAGGTGGATGCTCTCAGCAGCGATAAGAACCTCGACGTGCTGGACATCGAGCTGCCGCGGCTGACCCGGCGCTTCCACCGCGAGTTCAAGGAGCTTGACGCGCTCGATCCCGCGAGCTTCGACAACCCCAAGTTATCGCTGAAGCCGTTCACGTCGGAGGAAACCCGCGAGATCGTCTTCAAGACCCTGCTCGATGCCAAGGTCGATCACACGATCCGGCTCGACGGCGCTGGTCCTGGCGATTATCGCTCGGTCGTAGGGTTTTTTGCCCGCCAATTACTGCAGGACATGCGGCTGGTCAGCGCCAAACAAACCAATATGTCCGGTTACAATATTCTCTACGGAAAGCTCAAAACGTTCATGCGCGATTGTTTGTTTAGGGAGTCGCCGGTCAATCTTGATGACCCGATGGTGTTGCGCAACCTCTCCGAGCCCGAGGTCGGCAAGATTCTATTCGATTCATTCAAGCAGGCCATCAACGCGCTGACAGTTCAGGACAGGGGTTCGGCCCGCATTGAGGACCGCATCCGCCTGCGCGAGACGCGGCCCTTCCGCACCGAGAACCGGCCCTACATTCAGCCAAAGCGATCGCTGTTCAACAAGATCGTCGGCGAGCCGCATTCGGGAGGGCTCGAGCTGACCTTTGCGCGCTTCCTTGACGACGCGCCGGATGTCGTCGCGTTCGCCAAGAACTACCTCGCCGTTGGCTTTAAGATCGACTACGTCAAGGCCGACGGCGACCTGTCGAACTACATCCCGGACTTCCTTGTCAAGACCGCCGACGGTACGGTCTGGATCGTCGAGACCAAGGGCCGCGAAGAGCTTGACCTGCCGCAAAAAATGGCGCGGCTGAAGCAATGGTGCGCCGACGCGACCGACGCCAGCCGCGCCGAAGGCGGACCGGCGTATCGCTTTGTGTACGTGGACGAGGACAGCTTCAAGCGCAATCCACCGTCGAACTTTGCCGGACTGGTGACCGCATTCCGAGAGTTCCAGGAATGA